TTTTTTCCGAACATGAACCTTTTATTGGCTTCATTGCTGAATCATGCCCGAAGAAAAACTTAGAGTTCCATCTTCTATCTCTATTTTCGGCGTCGTATTTTTGAGTTTCATTAAGTTATTCCGCCACTTTTATTATTGAAGTGGTGGAGATACCAGGGTATCGACAGTTTTGTTTACGTTGATGATAGTCTTGCATGACCTTAAGGGAACCGAGTCAGCGACTAAAGAAAACTACGTCGTCATCAAGTCAGATTTCGCCCCTCCCAGGCTTCTTAGTCAACGGGGATTGCTACACAAGTCATTACCCGGTTTGGTGTTGTAAATGAAAGCACTTTAAAGCCATCGCAGATAAAAAAATGTGGTGGGTGTTTTAGGCTGACACGAGGTAATGTTCCTGGAAAACTGATTGAACAAATTAGGTTTTCGAATAATGGTGTTTACCAAGAGCAGAATGGTTCAAGCAGCTTTTTCCTGTGAGACAAATTTGACAATTAGAgagcaaaaaaaatatgaacAGAATAATAGAGCGTTTTGACAAAGCATTGTGCTCTTAATGTCTAAATTTGTTGCGCCGTAACGAAGTTCAGTAATAGTTGGAACACTGATGAAGTTGATAAGTTGAATTGGATGAATTTTATTTATCCCTTTAACTTTTCTCTGCTTGAAGCTCAGTACATCCACTGaacgtcaccagtcagctacgccattccttagtagtgcaccccctcctaagaagaattctggatccgcccctgacgTGATTGGCAACATAAGTAGGTTCTAGAAAAAGCAAATACCCAACTTTTGTACAACCTATAAGTGAATTGGTGATAGCTGTGAATACTTCGGAGAAATAAACGGATGAGTTAAACTTATTAATTATGATTTAATAAGGACATAATCACCTCCACTAGCAGCTAGAGAAAGAATTCAGAATAACTTTgaagaaattcaaatttcttttgaaagcTTACTTTGTTCAGTCAtgaattgagtgtcgaaaaatCTACATTACTTGGCCTAAAAAATGGTGAGGTTGACTGGATTAGCACCTTAACTTCATCATTTTTGAacgacttttttaaaaattaagtgTCAGTACTTGCATTATTTAACCCACCTAAGCCCTCTCATAGGCTTTTTAAGAGCAAGTTGTCGGTTTTCACATGCAGGTCGAATAATGTAATGAACAATGTGATTCATGGTACATATTATACACGTCACAATGTGTCACAAGTCTCCGAATTTCATGTATTACTTTTAGGGTCAGACTTGTGGCAATTGTGTACATTTTTGCTAATGATTGATAGTTTGAAAACGCTGTTTTATGACTGTCAGATGTAGCGGAACAAGCAATTAAAACAAAtcttacaaagaaaacaaaaatcggGGAAATTGACCATAGGAAGGACATGTTCCGTTGCCGTTCGCTGTACTTTTCTTAAATGTAAACTGCACATTGGACACGTCAACCAAAGAAAGACCGTTGCATCCATTGCCAGAGAGTGGCCCAGAGATCTGTGATTCGATTTCATAATCGGTGTTTTTCTTCACATCAAGTGGTGTGTCAAAAGCAATTTCAAACCCAAAGTAAATACCAAATTTGCATTCCATTTGCTGTGACCTAAATCTATCTGTCTTGGTTTTCACAGTGGAATGGGTGTGAAGATCCTTGATCACTAATTCAACGTGATAGTCGTTGTTCATACTGCCAAATAAACACATTCCATGCAACTTGATGTTGTTATTCACTCTAAATATAAGACAGTCCTTTCCGGGCCCTTCGTAACCCCAACCATGACTTACGTTGTTAAATCTATCACAAGTGCGAAACACTGGGTATAAACCTGACCGCTTTGTCTCTGGAAATCCCACTGGGGTGGTCCCCAATGCTGAATTGAAGAACTTAACGAGGTTGATTACTTCGTCTTGAGTTAGGATTTTTTTATCAAGGACAACGGTTGCAAATTCTTGTTGTTTCATCAAGGGAAAGCGAATTTTTTTAACTACTGCTTCCCCAAGAACCCCTCTTTTTGCTTCACCATTCGCTTCTAAGTCTTGCATTTTGCATTGCTTTGTCGCCCACAAGTGAACAGCTTTAAACAGGTCGATCTCTTTCATGGTAAGAGTGCCTCTTGAGATGATTGCCTCAAGGAAGGAGCGTTGAATTGTCGCAAATCCATCTGACGTCACGACTTCTTCCGACTGTGTGTCGATCACTTTCCAACATCGATCTACCAAGGCTTTGTCgtcgtactttttagccaatgGAAGGATGCTGAGGACATTTGATGGCTGTAAATTATTTTGCACATATTTGCTGCATTTATCAACCAGTGAAGGCACCATATATTTCCTCGCCAAATAAAAGACCTCCATAACATTGCTTCCGCTTAAATTCACTTCATCGCTGTACATGAAACGAAACAACTCCAACAGACTGTTGTATTCACAGTCAGGCAGTTCAATGCAGCCACTAGTTTCCGCTAGCTCACCGTAAAACATGGCTTCAAACACAGGACTACTAATCGACAACACAAACTTGTGAGCTGGAATAACTTGTTTGCTTTCACTTTCGTCATCGCTGTTAGATATACGAACCACAAACTTCACATCGCTGAAAAGATCGTTGTTCAGCATAAACCTGGTTCGTTCTCGGATTGTGGGCCTCTTTGTTTGCCATTTTTCTGGCGAAGACATCTTCGTCTTGATAGGGAATTTAGAAATAGTTTCGATACTTCGCTTCCTCTTCTGTGTCCGTCAAGCCGATACTTAGCAGCGTGAAGTGTGTACAGAAATTTCAGCTGAGACACACGTCACGCTAGTCACGCTCTTACGGATGCTTTCTGATGAACAGTCCATTTAATGTCTTGTGATTGCGATGCTGTGAAACGTGAAGAGATTATTAAGTCCATAATTAAACCCAGACAAGAGTTAAAAAAGAGTATCTCGCTGATTAAAATAACTACTGAACAACAGAAATAACGGACGTCAAAATACTGATAGAAAGCGCTTTACAGACTATCAGGTTTCCCAAGTTGTGAATGCTCTGGCAAAAACGTCACGATGGAATCAGTAAACTTATTTACATCCCTATATTATTCGAAATTACAgaaaattttcagaaaagaaaTAAGACAATTTAAGTGAAATGCTACGCACGAGTGAGCAGGGAAGCAGTGCGTGGAGGTCTCCTATTGCGTATTGCGTATAAAGGTATGGACAATATAAATTGATTAATCGATTCTGCCaatctggggggggggggggggggggggggggggggggggagggggggggggggcggagactcccatataaaatgGACGCgggtgctcgtcggaaatttgaaaagaacccctattGGTAAGTGGGCAtggcataatttttttctttcacaccGGCCTAAGAcaaaattagacaaaattaaaaatagtcaattgtcaaatgtctcctgtcatgATTTCGCGGCCGAATCCCCTAAAGAGTACCCCTAAAGCTCCCGCGGTGGGCCTTTTGTGGTTAaacaccctaagaggtaccaaaaccgcctttttttttctcctaaaaggtacgacgagcacccccgtccaTTTTATATGGGAGTGCCCCGCCCCCCACGCCTTCCCCCATCAATTTCCACCCCTCTATTCGAAAGGTAATTAGAAAGAGTTTTATAAGCTTTTTACACCTCACTAGGACAGGCTtcgataaaaataacatttcaaataattttgttttgcatgAGGAACTTGATTGAGTTTGCATGAATTTCGCTGTCTTTCGTTTACCTTCATTTGGTGAAAGAAGTCTCGATAGCCAAATTGAAGGTCAAACACATCTTTCTAGAAATTTAAAGGTAATACATAATAATGAAATTGAACGGTAACTCTTGGCCACAGTGGGGTCTTCATTTTGTGAACCGGGACAGATCAAACTGCTACTGATCAGGAAATTTCCCCAATGACAGTGTTAGGTTGAGAAGAGTGAAAAAGGATCGGATAATGTTAGACGCAGTTTCCTTTCACGATCTGCCGGGGATGTTGTCGGGACTAATGGCTTGGTTCACCTCGAAATAACTTTTATTACCTCTGATGTTGTGAGtttaaatttcaatgaaatgatcATTAAGCATCCCCTTGAGGGGATTTAATAGTAtcactagtttacctaaataaTAGAAAagctgccgaggggaagggagatgttcaagtatgcttgcggtaatttaacgatggttcgtgcgtggaattgaagggagattttgataggtcttgagcagggattgtacaaaacatggaccccccccccccccccccaccaactGGACCCCActtgataaaagaaaaacaatggttAGAGGATTCGAGCATTTACGTTTTGACTTGGTTTTAATAAGGGCCAAATACTATGCTTCATGTTACTGGATGAAATAAAGTAATGCCCTAGCCACTAGCACTGGCATCACTTTGAAACATATAAACCACCAGTGGATGATCAATGTAACGAAACGCCTGGTGGACATTCTCAGCATACATTTGTAACTCAGTGCCCTAGCTGAGCAAAATAAAGACACAAGGGCATCATAACCCCTTGTATTATGGGCCAAGGCTAGAATTTTATCCCGTCTTAAATGACGGTAACATAATTCTCAAATTGAACTCCTGGTAGTGAAGACAATACCTTTCCGATAACCTGAACAACGAAGTGAATAGTAAACTCCTTAACACTGAGAACTTCTGAACAAGAATTTcagctttcctttcttttatcggATAAATACACCCTCATCAAGTCATAATCTAGAGTGAGAACCAAGAAAGTGATTCCCTTTGTGGAGGTCAAAacagttttaatgataattggACTGACTCTCACATAGCGTGAAAGCAACCAAGAACATCCTTACCctgcaaataaagaaaaagtacCAGAGAAACATACTCACAGAAAGTTCCTTACGCCTAAGGACCGCCAGGGAATGTTTCATAACCTTCGTGAAAATCCCCGGGAACACAGAAGTCAAACTCATGGGTAAGGACTTAAATTCATAGAGCTGCTAATTAAAAGAAACTTCAAGTAAGGAATTTCCTGTCCTCTAAGGCAACGGGACAAGCATAATagacaagtttaaaaaactAAGAAGGCCAAATAAGCTCCCCTCGGGGTAAGCAAAATGAGGACTGCGTTGACTGCATCCAAATTAAAATGCCGAAAGCGAACAGCTGCATTGCAGttctcaaaataaaaaatagatcTATGGGAACCATCCACCCAATTTGTTAAAATAGGCGCCAGGCATTCCCCTAAAAAAAGTGGATCAAATTCAAAGACAATAGCTTTTGTTTGGTGTTGCAAATATTGCCTTAAAAGgaagttttgaaacaatagcCTTAGCACCTAAATAAAGATTAATTCACGAGGGAAATTCAAAATCGCCGATTGCCACATCAGcgggaaatttgaatattcGGAGAGAGGATACTGATGTCAAACTCCACTCGGGGGAGGAGGTTGCGGTTACATTTTGTTTGAGCCGGGTCATTGGATAGTAAGGGGGGGGACGGTCAAGACATCGAATGCCGTGGGATAAGTTTAATCCCGAGATGATTCATTTTAGTTGACCGGAGAAACAAGATGGCGCATGAAAATCCAAGCATGATTTTTGAAATCTTAACTTGACACCTTCATCGAAACTTGTTTTCCTGCGGAATTTCGCTGTTCGGGGAAATGTGACAATTTTAAAGAACGAAATCATTCATGCTTATGTTTGGAATACAATACAAACACTAGGATGTTTGCGTATAAAAAAAAGAGGCTTGTTCTGCACTGAACTCATGGCGGCGGAAAAGTGTTAAACGTGAGACATTCGAATGAGCACCAAATTTTCAATCACCACTAGTCAATCATAGTGATGCTAAGAAAATGTTGGATATAACTGCGTAAAGTATTTACATCGATTTTTAATCCCGGTGCTGTGGACCGGGAGGAAATCATGGTCATTCATTCTGTGTTGAACACATTTCATTCAGCGAGCATGCAAACAGTTGCCGCGAAATGACCAGAAACCAAAACGAAACTCAACCAGGGACCACTTCCGTCCCGGAATGAATCACCTTTTTTCCGCAGAAATCTCAGCGAAACTTCTATCAATTCCGCTCGTTTATGTTCGGTAAAATTTGCTAGTAATCTAGTTTGAGTTCGCATAATATCAAAAGGCGGTATTACTTTTTTACAGATAGGCAAAACAATAGATGGCTATTTTCTCACTTCCTTGCCCAAATGAGTTTTTGTCAAGTTTCAAGCGATCTCGGTTTGTGCGCGCTTCGGTAGTTGCTTTGATTCGTTCTCAAGAATATGGTGGGTAATTGCTGCTAGGATATTACCTTTGGTTATAAAAATATCGTATCTAATATTTTAATTCGGCTTAAGGACGAttgcttttttgtttcatttaataAAAACACTTGATATTCTATTAAAAGCAATCGCTTTGTTTAAGGTTAGTCATCGTTGGAAAAACGCACGAGTGCAACAACAGTCATGTTGTCAAAATTTAAGATAGTCTTTGTGCTCGATCTTGTTTAAAAGTTGCGCAAGCCTTCTCTAATCAAGGTTTGCAAGGCTAAAATAAGGCGTATTCGGGAAAAGACTTACAATCTGAGAATTCAGCAGAATTCCGTTACAAGTCAGCTAAATAAAGTCCAGGCTCCTTACATTGTGTGAGATTCACATGTACGAGCAAGAAATTTCCCTTTTCGTTTCACTGGACATGCTCGAAAAGATGAAAAAGCCCTTCCTGTACTCTTACCCGTCTCCACTATATCATGCTGAAACGCGATTTTGccctcccctctcccctgaAACAGCTTCCCTGACTCGCCGATATTCTTCGGATGGCAAGGAATCGATTTCGTCAACTTCCGACAAAATTGCGTTGCCGCGGCTCCAAACAATAGGGTATTGTGCATAGGTGTGATATGGAATTTGATCTGGAACaacaggtcattttgttgataCGATGCAGCAATCGCGGACCACACCAAGTTCTTCCAGCTTGAAAAACGTCCTTAGACATACCAAACTGCTGATGAACATTAAAAATGTGTCGCCCGAGAAAAACTATCCTCAGAAGGATCACCTGTAAAGTTTATGTGACAACGTTCTACATAGTCCAAGATTTCTGGATTTGAGGTGACCTTCAGCTACTCAGAGAAAGCAATTTTCAGTCTGTCCCGCCATTAAGGGTGGCTGGTTGCTTAACAAACCGATGACTTCCTCATCTGGACATACATACCAAAATTATTGTTTGCCTCGGGAAAGGACCTTGGCCTGTCTGGCTAGACCACATTACAGAAAGGCTGAACAAGTGGGGAAGTAACACAACCTCACTGGGTACCACGATTTCGGAAGCACCGACCGCTACCTTTCCGGAAAACTGCCTCAAGCAGAATAAGAGTTAAACCTTGGTCTGACTTGAGGATGGATATTTGCAAACCTTCTCCTTATtaaaatgaactttattcaagtgacAAATTCTTTAGCGCCAgggcactaatcggggacactgtgtATAGTTATAAACTCATACTAACTGGAAACAAACGTAGTTGTAGTTCTTTTAAATTCTGCTATTATGCTAACTCTTTTAGCAGTTTCTCCACGAAATAGAACCTCATCAACACGATTAGACTGAGATCTGTATGAACCCCAGGCAAATTcattgtaaaatgaagtttcatGTCATCCCTACACCTCTGATTCAACTCATCGTTAGCAGTCAGAGCCAAAGCTAGACCATCTAAGCATGACGTTTAAAGTTCCGTAGCCTAGAGTGTAAAGCAACGAACCCGCAACTTCCGGTTGGCTATAAATGGAGGCTAACAATGTAGCACGTGTAGATCAAAAACTTAACACCATAAGCATTACCGGGGATTTTATTCAAGATACTATGTTCACACATTGGTGTCAATAAATTCAAGTGACATTCTTTGGTGTGCAGTGCATGGCATTTCGTTATTGTCTCAATTTTTTCCTGGCGGATTACCTACAGACATAATTTTATCGCAATCTCTGCCACTATTTTCAATGACTTTTGGATCCTTGAGAGCAGTGACAAGAACCAACTGGCTGCTACGGTCCCGCACTTCTGTCTCCTGAGAGTCAAAACGATCGATAAGGGCACTTCACTCACTTGAACTGCGAGAGCCTCAATATCCTTTACTATATATAACAAGAGATGGACTGTTATCACCATTAACGTCGTCAGTCTGACAGGAATGATTAGTATCAAATTGATAGGCAGCGTAAGTCGGAAAAACTGCCCTTGAGATGTTTGAGACCGGCCACAAAATGGCTTGATTTTGAAGATAGCAGACCACTCTCTGGCTGGTCTTGAGGCTGTAAAGTGCCCACACTGCAGCCACTTGCCTCGAACATGATCTAACTGAAGCTAAAAGCAGGCTACTGCAGACTCTGCTAACGTAGATGCAGACTCTGTCTGGAAAGCATCAATCACGTCATAAATGGCATCTTAACCCTGAGCTGTTTGATAGGCTTTACCAGACATTTTTTCATTAAGTACTGATTTGGTTACCAAAGCTCTCAATGCTCAGCTATCAAGGTTTACCTCAGGGCGATCGCATCCCAGGTCTGCTTTTATGGATGCCTTTACGACGTATTATgcaaatgattattattatacactTTCTCCTATTGAGGATTGCAGACCGCTCTCTGGCTGGTCTTAAAGCTGTAAAGCGCCTTGACTAGATAACACCACAAATGGTGAATGCCTTAACAAGGTTACTCAAGGTGAACTTGCGATAAATGGAACTATAACATAGATCACTTCTCCTTTGAAATGTATCGTACAATGGATATCGCACGGTTCAAGCTCAGCGAACAGGTGCCATGTGGTACTAATGCGAATGCCTACACGAAGTCATTCTCTGTGAATTTTCCATTAATGTGACTATTACATGGTTCACTTCACCTTTCATACGTATTTTACAAACTCTAATAAGAGAATTTCCGTCAAACGACAAAAGGTCGATGTCAGCTAGGGGAGGGTTCAAAAGCTAAAATATCACAACTGGATACGAAGAGTTTTCAAAACGGCGGACACACGTGTTCACTAATTCGGTATCAAAAAACGCCATAAAAAGGTCATTCCAGACTAAATAGACACAAGTACCTCCAACAAAGAAACGACTGACCGACCGACCCACCATCACAAGAGACGGAGCGATGGGAAACTAAACATTTTATTGTTATGGcctatgtccagaaatgccccaaattagatgcacgctgatttcaataagcgtcacgaagtgtccccttggtCTTCtggccaacttcaacatcactcgtgtctcggaaatTAATGTCAAAAAGTGTCCCACAAATGCTGCtgtttaagtaaagattaactgctgtaTTTATcaaacctaaaaataacgctaacctttataCTTACCTTGTTGGAAATAGATGTAGTAAGCCTtggacttaaagggacacttcgtgtcggatgtcaaaattgggcgtgcatataattaggtgcatttctggacataaggaATGGcctgagaaaaaaacaaaatgtgaatgatctcgttctcatagataaagtggaataaagttcaacaataaaactatttttgaCCTTGAAGTGACAAAGTTTCCtaacgatctgtcacatcacgagctaatTCGTCtctgatttctaattttagcgtgattcctattcgctggttTTTGACAATTACTCTGACATGACTTTCCTTTCCGTTTGCTTGCCAAaagtgtgcttttttttttcttttaaaactcgtgcgattcaagaaaaattcattgatcAACTGGTGAATTCCtcagtaaatttcacttgaagaACCGAAATTGCAGttatcgcttcgtgattcatgggaTATCGATTTTTTGCGCGAAATTTacagtggaattcactagttaggcaatgaatttttgtaTAGGGGAAGGTgaagaaatgatttaattaagcagtaccCAGAAACACAACTCACCTCCGGAGCTATAGGTCCCGGTTCGGGCCCTGGCCGGGAACGTTAATTGTGTTGTATTCGTGGGCAATACACTTTACTCACACGGTGCCTCTTTCCTCCcatgtgtataaatgggtaccggcgaatttaatgctgggggaaaccctgtgatggactggcatcccatccagggggagtagaaatactcctagtcgcttcatgctaatgaaaccgggaTAATCTCTGGCCTGATCGGCCAATTGGCTCATATgtagactttaccttaccttgtAAACTTCGGCGCGTTTTTTTCTAACACTCTCCCTGTCCTCCTGCATTCGTAATCCGTCTCTTCTTTGATTTTAAAGTTACTTGAAGAATCTTTTAGGTTTTTGACGGGTAATTTTCCTGGAAAACTGATTGGACAAACTACGTTTTCGAATAATGGTGTCTACCAAGTCCAGAATGGTTCAAGCAGCTTTTTCCTGTGAGACAAATTTGACAATTAGAGAGCGAAAAAAATCTGAACAGAATAATAGAGCGTTTTGACAAAGCATTCTGCTCTTAATGTCTAAATTTATTGCACCGTAACGAAGTTCAGTAATAGTTGGAACACTGATGAAGTTGATATGTTAAAGTTGGATGAATTTTATTTATCTCTTTAACCTCTCTATGCTTGAAGCTCAGTACATCCACTGATCTTACGATTCGTATATACAGCGGACTACTCTGACATTTACAACCATGTAAGTGTCTTTAGAAGAAAAATGTAACAATTAAACGCTAGACAAACGTCATATGATATAGCTTTGCTGGGAACTAGGCAGGTGCATTATCTTACAAGATAAGGAAATTAGgaatttttcattcaacgaACTAACACAGGAATTTGATTAAATGGATAACTGTGCTTGTAATACAAGACGTGCACGGGCGGATctgggggagggtgcagggggagCGCTCCTTTCCCCTGACGT
Above is a window of Montipora capricornis isolate CH-2021 chromosome 6, ASM3666992v2, whole genome shotgun sequence DNA encoding:
- the LOC138050542 gene encoding BTB/POZ domain-containing protein 6-like gives rise to the protein MSSPEKWQTKRPTIRERTRFMLNNDLFSDVKFVVRISNSDDESESKQVIPAHKFVLSISSPVFEAMFYGELAETSGCIELPDCEYNSLLELFRFMYSDEVNLSGSNVMEVFYLARKYMVPSLVDKCSKYVQNNLQPSNVLSILPLAKKYDDKALVDRCWKVIDTQSEEVVTSDGFATIQRSFLEAIISRGTLTMKEIDLFKAVHLWATKQCKMQDLEANGEAKRGVLGEAVVKKIRFPLMKQQEFATVVLDKKILTQDEVINLVKFFNSALGTTPVGFPETKRSGLYPVFRTCDRFNNVSHGWGYEGPGKDCLIFRVNNNIKLHGMCLFGSMNNDYHVELVIKDLHTHSTVKTKTDRFRSQQMECKFGIYFGFEIAFDTPLDVKKNTDYEIESQISGPLSGNGCNGLSLVDVSNVQFTFKKSTANGNGTCPSYGQFPRFLFSL